A DNA window from Macadamia integrifolia cultivar HAES 741 chromosome 4, SCU_Mint_v3, whole genome shotgun sequence contains the following coding sequences:
- the LOC122077454 gene encoding protein PLASTID MOVEMENT IMPAIRED 1-RELATED 1-like — translation MMLAKVEPRKKHGGDSGNGKLLKELELLSKALYLNKNSPKGKVSATEVRSKSAGKAHFPEPNSKRSFVKEEPSEKDKKSSIWDWKPWKALSHYRSQRFNCFFSLQVHAIEGLPPNFNDIYLRVHWKKRDGALQTHPARVFQGVAEFEETLTYRCSVYGTGNGPNHSAKYEAKHFLLHASIVGVPNVDLGKHRVDLTRILPLTLEELEEEKCSGKWTTSFKLSGKAKGATMNVSFGFSVIGDVQVPSGSYRNHPENQELSQNRLSSMKLTTADQVDNRGKVSLRRSGNLPGVANQLSHLPSQSVEDVKILHEILPSSRTELASSVSLLYQKFDEGNLDSLVDCKPEFEASSEHFEPLKENPDSFFESPEENNENECKYSEFTVAEKGIDKPDKCLVEMDEDARKAVNVSAVETTEVPGTNENHEVALNNDNKPHPQDEAYSGNQEVDVCDSKENNSCSEESTMEELDSAFLSLLISESAVLDSPQCKGEFTELENYMEVKSNYKAKKVGKSLSLDDATECVASEFLSMLGIEHSPFGMSSDSDPESPRERLLRQFEKETLNWGNCIFSFDTSEEKESELCYDVSSGSRWEDLSQDFELSSAVQAAEAEHQIATQAINSKNRAKMLEDMETEALMREWGLNEEAFQSSPPDSAGGFGSPIDLPPELPLELPPLGEGLGPYLQTKEGGFLRSMNPSLFKNAKNGGSLIMQVSSPIVVPAEMGSGIMEILQGLASVGIEKLSMQANKLMPLEDITGKTMHRVAWEATPSLEEGERKSFLQHELEIEQDRLDGRKKGKGGPSGHRSNNMGSGALSTDRGSEYVSLEDLAPLAMDKIEALCVEGLRIQCGMSDEDATSNICPQSIGEISALEGKRANSCGSPGLEGAAGLQLLDIKDGGDDIDGLMGLSITLDEWMRLDSGIVDEDQISERTSKILAAHHSKDLVTGRCKGDKKQSKGSGRTCGLLGNNFTVALMVQLRDPLRNYEPVGTPVLALVQVERVFVPPKQKIYSTVSEKRINSEEDDESELMVKEEIKNVLNDKKDEEEGVPHFKITEVHVAGIVNDPGKKKPWGTNTQQQSGSRWLLATGMGKSNKHPILKSKAVAKSPPKVTTTVQPGDTLWSISSRVHGTGAKWKELAALNPHIRNPNVIFPNETIRLR, via the exons ATGATGTTGGCGAAAGTCGAGCCTCGGAAGAAACATGGTGGGGATTCTGGTAATGGGAAATTGTTGAAGGAGCTTGAGCTTTTAAGCAAAGCCCTTTATCTCAATAAAAACTCTCCAAAGGGTAAGGTGTCTGCAACTGAAGTTAGATCCAAATCTGCCGGCAAAGCCCATTTTCCTGAGCCAAATTCCAAACGGTCGTTTGTTAAGGAAGAACCGTCCGAGAAGGACAAGAAGTCGTCTATATGGGATTGGAAGCCCTGGAAAGCGCTCTCCCATTATCGGAGCCAAAGGTTCAActgttttttctctctccaagttCATGCGATCGAAGGGTTGCCTCCCAATTTCAATGATATCTATCTCCGTGTGCACTGGAAGAAAAGGGATGGGGCTTTGCAGACTCACCCGGCCAGGGTATTCCAGGGGGTAGCTGAATTTGAAGAGACTTTGACTTACAGGTGCTCTGTCTATGGAACTGGAAACGGGCCTAACCATTCAGCCAAATATGAAGCGAAGCATTTCCTGCTCCATGCTTCCATCGTCGGTGTGCCTAATGTTGATCTTGGGAAGCATCGTGTTGATCTCACTAGGATTCTTCCTCTTACACTAGAGGAGTTGGAGGAGGAGAAGTGCTCAGGAAAGTGGACGACAAGCTTCAAGCTATCGGGCAAAGCTAAAGGTGCTACCATGAATGTTAGTTTTGGGTTTTCAGTAATTGGGGACGTTCAGGTTCCATCTGGCAGTTACAGGAATCATCCTGAAAATCAGGAGTTAAGTCAAAATAGACTAAGTTCAATGAAGCTTACAACTGCTGATCAAGTTGATAATAGGGGAAAAGTCAGTCTTAGACGTTCTGGAAACCTTCCGGGTGTTGCTAATCAGCTGTCTCACCTCCCATCTCAATCTGTGGAAGATGTCAAGATTCTTCATGAGATTTTGCCGAGTTCAAGGACAGAGCTTGCTAGCTCGGTAAGTCTTCTGTATCAGAAATTTGATGAAGGCAACTTAGATTCATTGGTTGATTGTAAACCCGAGTTTGAGGCTTCCTCTGAACATTTTGAGCCTCTTAAAGAAAATCCTGACTCTTTCTTTGAGTCTCctgaagaaaataatgaaaacgaGTGCAAATATTCGGAATTTACTGTGGCTGAGAAGGGTATAGACAAGCCTGACAAGTGTTTGGTAGAAATGGATGAAGACGCTAGGAAGGCTGTTAATGTTTCTGCAGTAGAAACTACTGAGGTTCCTGGAACTAATGAGAATCATGAGGTAGCCCTCAACAATGACAATAAGCCACACCCCCAGGATGAGGCCTACAGTGGTAATCAAGAAGTTGATGTTTGCGATTCCAAAGAGAATAACTCATGCTCTGAAGAATCAACAATGGAGGAGCTAGACTCTGCTTTTCTTAGCCTGTTGATTTCGGAGTCAGCAGTGTTGGATTCACCACAATGTAAAGGTGAGTTTACTGAGCTAGAGAATTACATGGAAGTTAAATCAAATTATAAGGCAAAGAAGGTGGGAAAGTCCCTTAGCCTGGATGATGCTACGGAATGTGTCGCAAGTGAGTTCTTAAGTATGCTTGGGATAGAGCATAGTCCATTTGGCATGAGTTCTGATAGTGACCCTGAGTCTCCGAGGGAGCGCTTGCTAAGGCAGTTTGAAAAGGAAACCCTGAATTGGGGGAACTGCATCTTCAGTTTTGATACCAGCGAGGAAAAGGAGTCAGAACTTTGTTATGATGTCTCTTCTGGGTCCAGGTGGGAGGATTTATCTCAGGATTTTGAACTCTCGTCAGCTGTTCAAGCTGCTGAGGCGGAGCACCAGATAGCAACTCAAGCAATCAACAGTAAAAATAGGGCTAAGATGCTTGAAGACATGGAGACAGAAGCTTTAATGAGAGAGTGGGGATTAAATGAGGAAGCTTTTCAGAGTTCTCCACCTGACAGTGCTGGCGGATTTGGTAGTCCAATTGATCTTCCCCCTGAATTGCCTCTTGAGCTGCCTCCTCTTGGTGAAGGGTTGGGACCATATCTTCAAACAAAGGAGGGAGGATTCTTGCGATCCATGAACCCCTCGCTTTTCAAAAATGCTAAGAATGGTGGCAGTTTGATCATGCAAGTCTCAAGTCCCATTGTGGTGCCTGCTGAAATGGGTTCTGGTATAATGGAGATATTACAGGGTTTGGCCTCAGTTGGAATTGAAAAGCTTTCTATGCAAGCCAATAAGTTAATGCCTTTAGAAGATATTACTGGAAAGACGATGCATCGAGTAGCATGGGAAGCCACACCTAGTCTCGAAGAAGGGGAGAG GAAGTCGTTCCTGCAGCATGAATTGGAGATTGAACAAGATAGATTAGATGGGAGAAAGAAGGGTAAAGGGGGTCCTTCTGGGCACAGATCTAATAACATGGGCTCAGGTGCATTAAGCACAGACAGAGGCTCAGAGTATGTATCTCTAGAAGATCTTGCTCCTTTGGCAATGGATAAGATTGAAGCCCTCTGCGTAGAAGGTTTGCGCATACAATGTGGCATGTCAGATGAAGATGCAACTTCAAACATCTGCCCTCAATCGATTGGGGAAATCTCTGCTCTTGAAGGTAAGAGGGCCAACAGTTGTGGCTCTCCTGGTTTGGAGGGAGCCGCAGGATTGCAGTTGTTGGACATCAAAGATGGTGGGGATGACATTGATGGATTAATGGGCCTATCCATAACACTTGATGAGTGGATGAGGCTGGATTCTGGAATTGTTGATGAAGATCAAATCAGTGAGCGAACTTCTAAAATACTTGCGGCCCATCATTCTAAGGACCTGGTTACTGGAAGATGCAAGGGAGACAAGAAACAGAGCAAAGGTTCTGGTAGAACCTGTGGTTTGTTAGGGAACAACTTCACAGTAGCATTAATGGTGCAGCTTCGAGATCCCTTACGTAACTATGAGCCCGTTGGTACTCCGGTGCTTGCTTTAGTTCAGGTGGAGAGGGTTTTTGTTcctccaaaacaaaaaatatacagCACAGTCTCAGAGAAGAGGATCAAcagtgaagaagatgatgagtctgaaCTGATGGTAAAGGAGGAGATTAAGAACGTGCTCAATGATAAGAAAGATGAAGAGGAAGGTGTTCCACATTTTAAAATCACTGAAGTCCATGTTGCAGGTATAGTGAATGACCCCGGCAAGAAAAAGCCTTGGGGCACCAATACACAGCAGCAGTCTGGGTCCCGGTGGTTGCTTGCTACTGGAATGGGGAAGAGCAACAAACATCCAATTTTGAAGTCGAAGGCGGTAGCAAAATCACCTCCCAAAGTCACCACAACAGTGCAGCCTGGGGATACTTTGTGGAGCATCTCATCCCGAGTTCATGGCACTGGAGCCAAATGGAAAGAATTGGCAGCCCTTAACCCACATATACGTAATCCAAATGTTATCTTCCCAAATGAAACTATCAGACTACGTTAG
- the LOC122077520 gene encoding uncharacterized protein LOC122077520, producing the protein MGLVPRFRSVKTQCRVKRLHGGGNGITVNPDDQLIIKLPDSRVLKVIARSVLLALAIITSPWLGSLIIWDSSVSYSAVASEVRIHGESLLPVLLRDLTSEALFKSGDKALFVSRHGDDDEVTAHGAQILNAHDMDLVSESDAERQSSIPDGTFDFVFASGFLAGKFIDRILKTGGIVAIQLSSDPSNAFHKPSNYKIVYLRQFESTVLAMKKTGPVETNSPTKRRLCALSSEAKRAALNGLEDVLLEPPRASSGKKSDKYLKRTKYLPDLMGDSLEQYPRRLFIDVGLHNKNGNGSPIWFSRNYPTRNRDFEIYKIETLNEELLDDGVPQMSMSDWLKKNVREEEYVVMKAEAEVVEEMVKNRAICLVDELFLECEHQGLGGRKNKSKRAYWECLALYGRLRDEGVAVHQWWG; encoded by the coding sequence atggggttggttCCAAGATTTCGATCTGTCAAGACCCAGTGTAGGGTCAAGCGTCTGCACGGAGGTGGGAATGGGATCACTGTGAATCCTGACGATCAGCTCATAATTAAGCTACCCGATTCAAGGGTTCTGAAGGTTATCGCTCGATCGGTGCTTCTGGCCTTGGCCATTATCACTTCTCCTTGGCTTGGGTCACTTATCATTTGGGATTCTTCCGTATCTTACAGTGCTGTAGCCTCTGAGGTCCGCATCCATGGTGAATCGTTGTTGCCTGTGCTCCTTCGTGACTTAACCAGCGAGGCTCTCTTCAAATCGGGCGACAAAGCCCTCTTCGTGAGTCGACACGGCGATGATGACGAGGTGACAGCACACGGTGCCCAGATCTTGAACGCCCACGACATGGATCTCGTTTCTGAATCCGATGCCGAGCGACAGAGCTCGATCCCAGATGGCACATTTGATTTCGTCTTCGCGTCTGGCTTCCTTGCCGGCAAGTTTATCGATAGAATCCTCAAGACCGGCGGAATCGTTGCCATTCAACTGAGCAGCGACCCCTCGAACGCCTTCCACAAACCATCGAATTACAAAATCGTGTATCTCAGGCAATTCGAATCCACGGTCTTGGCGATGAAGAAGACCGGCCCTGTTGAGACCAATTCACCGACAAAGAGGCGCCTCTGCGCATTGTCATCGGAAGCTAAGAGGGCAGCATTGAATGGTCTGGAAGATGTGCTTCTTGAACCCCCACGAGCTTCTTCAGGGAAGAAGAGCGACAAGTACTTGAAGAGGACCAAATACCTCCCCGACCTTATGGGTGATTCTTTGGAACAGTACCCTCGTCGCCTATTTATCGATGTTGGCTTACATAACAAGAACGGCAATGGCAGTCCGATATGGTTCTCACGAAACTACCCAACAAGGAACCGAGATTTTGAGATATACAAGATAGAGACTCTGAACGAAGAGTTGTTGGATGACGGGGTGCCACAGATGAGCATGTCAGACTGGTTGAAGAAGAATGTAAGGGAAGAAGAATATGTGGTAATGAAGGCAGAAGCAGAGGTAGTGGAGGAAATGGTGAAGAACAGAGCTATCTGTTTGGTGGATGAGCTGTTTCTAGAGTGCGAACACCAGGGCTTGGGAGGGAGGAAGAACAAGAGCAAGAGAGCTTATTGGGAGTGCTTGGCTCTCTATGGAAGGTTGAGGGACGAAGGAGTTGCAGTGCATCAATGGTGGGGTTGA
- the LOC122077359 gene encoding aspartyl protease AED3-like: MSLLNNLRWNSNSLPLPSLACFCSSNPLSPLHKKTQLKKKKKKKKEHLRSDIPVTVKLFLYRTLAQVTPYYLSRLSESPPRRVMAFTIAAPFLFFSLLITAAKASDPCPFTSSGDSELPLLHIYGKCSPFHPPTTESWTDTVIHMASKDPARLTYLSNLVASRATSAPVASGQQVLNIANYVVRVKLGTPGQLMFMVLDTSKDEAWVPCSGCTGCSSTVFSPKMSSTYTSLDCTTSECSQVRGPSCPATELSPCLFNRSYGGDSSFSATLSHDSLRLALDIIPNYAFGCINTISGGSIPPQGLLGLGRGPTSLISQASSLYNGVFSYCFPSFKSYYFSGSLKLGSAGQPQNIRTTPLLRNPHRPSLYYVNLTGISVGRVLAPVAPELLTFNSNTGAGTIIDSGTVITRFVQPVYTVIRDEFRKQIKGPISTMGAFDTCFKATIGASVPTVTLHFTGMDLMLAMENTVIHSSSGSVACLAMAAAPVNVNSVLNVIANLQQQNLRILFDLPNSRIGIARELCN; this comes from the coding sequence ATGAGCCTTCTCAACAATCTTCGCTGGAATTCTAACTCTCTCCCACTGCCCTCGCTTGCATGTTTCTGTTCCTCTAATCCTCTCTCGCCTCTACACAAGAAAACCcaattaaagaagaagaagaagaagaagaaagagcatCTCCGATCCGATATTCCCGTAACCGTTAAACTCTTCTTATATAGGACACTCGCACAAGTCACACCTTATTATCTCTCGAGGCTGTCTGAGTCACCCCCCCGCCGAGTTATGGCCTTCACTATTGCTGCaccattcctcttcttctcccttcttatCACAGCAGCCAAAGCCAGTGATCCATGCCCTTTCACCTCCTCCGGCGACTCTGAGCTTCCTCTCCTCCACATCTACGGCAAATGCTCACCATTCCATCCACCCACAACCGAGTCATGGACTGACACAGTCATCCACATGGCCTCCAAGGACCCAGCCCGTCTCACCTACCTATCCAATCTCGTAGCAAGCAGGGCAACCTCAGCTCCCGTCGCATCAGGTCAACAAGTCCTGAACATCGCCAACTACGTGGTCCGAGTCAAACTCGGCACCCCGGGTCAACTCATGTTCATGGTCCTCGACACTAGCAAAGACGAGGCATGGGTTCCATGCAGCGGCTGCACCGGTTGCTCATCCACCGTCTTCTCACCAAAGATGTCGTCGACTTACACCTCCTTGGACTGTACCACGTCCGAATGCAGCCAGGTTCGCGGCCCCTCTTGTCCAGCTACTGAGTTGAGCCCATGTCTCTTTAACCGATCCTACGGCGGCGATTCTTCATTTTCCGCCACCTTATCTCATGACTCGCTAAGATTAGCCCTTGATATTATCCCAAATTACGCTTTTGGTTGCATCAATACCATctccggcgggtccataccacCTCAGGGCTTATTGGGCCTGGGCCGTGGGCCCACATCCTTGATCTCACAAGCTAGCTCACTCTACAATGGTGTATTCTCCTACTGCTTCCCTAGTTTCAAGTCTTATTACTTTTCCGGGTCATTGAAGCTCGGATCCGCTGGTCAACCCCAAAACATCAGGACTACACCGCTCCTACGTAACCCACACCGGCCGTCGTTATACTATGTCAATCTAACCGGGATAAGTGTTGGTCGGGTTCTGGCCCCAGTTGCTCCAGAGCTTCTCACATTCAATTCAAACACTGGGGCAGGGACCATAATTGATTCGGGCACGGTTATAACCCGGTTTGTGCAACCCGTTTACACTGTTATCAGAGATGAATTCCGGAAGCAGATCAAAGGGCCTATATCAACAATGGGTGCATTTGATACTTGTTTTAAGGCTACAATTGGCGCATCAGTACCAACTGTGACACTACATTTTACGGGTATGGACTTAATGTTGGCAATGGAGAACACTGTGATACACAGTAGCTCAGGGTCTGTGGCAtgtttggcaatggctgcagcTCCAGTTAATGTGAACTCAGTGTTGAACGTCATAGCTAATCTGCAACAACAGAACCTCAGGATACTCTTTGATCTCCCTAATTCTCGTATTGGAATTGCTCGTGAGCTATGTAACTAG
- the LOC122075641 gene encoding universal stress protein PHOS32 encodes MSGLVESSCVVESSILGKLSCVVVAVDGSEESMNALKWALDNLKLKSQEDDSEPGTYVILHVQSPPTIAAGLNPGAIPFGGPTNLEVPAFTQAIEAHQRRITEAVLAHALKICSETKVSVKTQVVVGDSKEMICEVVKNLHADLLVMGSRSFGPIKRMFLGSVSNYCTNHAQCSVIVVKGSSAVS; translated from the exons ATGAGTGGACTTGTTGAGAGTAGTTGTGTTGTTGAGAGTAGTATACTTGGAAAGCTTAGCTGTGTTGTTGTCGCCGTAGATGGTAGTGAAGAGAGTATGAATGCCTTGAAATGGGCACTCGACAACCTGAAGCTTAAATCTCAGGAAGACGACTCTGAACCTGGCACCTATGTGATCCTACATGTTCAATCTCCTCCCACCATTGCGGCTGGCCTCAACCCCGGTGCTATCCCTTTTGGTGGCCCTA CTAATCTGGAAGTGCCTGCGTTCACCCAAGCTATTGAGGCGCATCAGCGACGCATCACCGAGGCGGTCTTGGCTCATGCTTTGAAGATTTGCTCCGAGACGAAG GTTAGCGTGAAGACACAAGTGGTTGTTGGTGATTCGAAGGAGATGATTTGTGAGGTTGTCAAGAACTTGCACGCTGACCTACTTGTGATGGGGTCCCGCTCTTTTGGCCCTATTAAAAG GATGTTTTTGGGTAGTGTAAGCAACTATTGTACAAACCATGCACAGTGCTCTGTCATTGTAGTTAAGGGTTCTTCTGCTGTATCTTGA